The proteins below are encoded in one region of Mycobacterium pseudokansasii:
- a CDS encoding DUF501 domain-containing protein — protein sequence MVDRADLQVVARQLGREPRGVLEVAYRCPNGEPGVVKTAPKLPDGTPFPTLYYLTHPGLTSAASRLETTGLMREMTDRLRCDSGLAAAYRRAHESYLAERDAIEPLGTAVSAGGMPDRVKCLHVLIAHSLAKGPGVNPLGDEAVALLAAEPAAADLIVGEQWR from the coding sequence GTGGTTGACCGGGCCGATCTTCAGGTGGTGGCGCGTCAGCTCGGCCGGGAGCCTCGCGGCGTGCTCGAGGTCGCTTACCGATGCCCCAACGGTGAACCCGGCGTGGTGAAAACCGCCCCGAAGTTGCCTGACGGGACGCCGTTTCCGACGCTGTACTACCTGACGCATCCGGGGCTCACGTCGGCGGCGAGCAGGCTGGAGACCACCGGGCTGATGCGTGAGATGACTGATCGGTTGCGATGCGACTCCGGCCTGGCCGCGGCTTATCGGCGCGCGCACGAGTCGTATCTGGCCGAGCGTGATGCCATCGAACCGCTGGGGACGGCGGTATCGGCGGGGGGAATGCCCGACCGGGTGAAGTGCCTGCACGTGCTGATCGCGCATTCGTTGGCCAAGGGTCCCGGGGTGAATCCACTCGGCGACGAGGCGGTGGCGCTGTTGGCCGCCGAGCCGGCGGCCGCCGATTTGATTGTGGGGGAGCAGTGGCGATGA
- a CDS encoding FtsB family cell division protein encodes MPDAKRPDSKRRSPASRPGKAGDTSRARRSASPSRPAQSPATGQTARTLREHVVEPIKRSFTESLEQRSDQRLGFTARRAAVLAAVVCVLTLTIAGPVRTYFAQRTEMEQLAATEAALRRQIADLERQKNQLADPAYIAAQARERLGFVMPGDIPFQVQLPPTAAVSPQPRGDAPTAAKNEPWYTALWHTIADAPHLPPAAAPEPTTEPGPPGAVPPNPTAPGG; translated from the coding sequence ATGCCCGACGCGAAACGACCCGATTCGAAACGCCGCTCCCCGGCTTCGCGGCCGGGGAAGGCCGGCGATACGTCCAGGGCCCGTCGCTCAGCGTCGCCGTCCCGGCCCGCGCAGTCGCCGGCCACCGGCCAGACCGCCCGTACCCTGCGCGAGCATGTCGTCGAACCCATCAAGCGCTCGTTCACCGAATCGTTGGAACAGCGGTCCGACCAGCGGCTGGGGTTCACCGCTCGGCGAGCGGCGGTGCTGGCCGCGGTGGTGTGTGTGCTCACGCTGACCATCGCCGGGCCGGTACGCACCTACTTCGCGCAGCGCACCGAGATGGAACAACTGGCCGCGACGGAAGCCGCGCTGCGTCGCCAGATCGCCGATCTGGAGCGGCAGAAGAATCAGCTGGCCGACCCGGCCTATATCGCGGCCCAGGCCCGCGAGCGTCTCGGGTTCGTGATGCCGGGCGACATCCCGTTTCAGGTCCAGCTTCCGCCGACGGCGGCGGTGTCGCCCCAGCCTCGCGGCGATGCGCCGACCGCGGCCAAGAACGAGCCCTGGTATACCGCGTTGTGGCACACCATCGCCGATGCGCCACACCTGCCGCCTGCCGCCGCCCCGGAGCCCACCACCGAGCCCGGTCCGCCCGGTGCGGTGCCGCCGAACCCGACGGCGCCCGGTGGTTGA
- the eno gene encoding phosphopyruvate hydratase, whose product MPIIEQVGAREILDSRGNPTVEVEVALMDGTFARAAVPSGASTGEHEAVELRDGGDRYGGKGVKKAVQAVLDEIGPAVIGLNADDQRLVDQALVDLDGTPDKSRLGGNAILGVSLAVAKAAAESAELPLFRYIGGPNAHILPVPMMNILNGGAHADTAVDIQEFMVAPIGAPSFAEALRWGAEVYHALKSVLKKEGLSTGLGDEGGFAPDVAGTTAALDLISRAIESAGFQLGSDVALALDAAATEFYTDGTGYSFEGSTRTAAQMAEFYAGLLASYPLVSIEDPLSEDDWDGWTALTASIGDRVQIVGDDIFVTNPERLEEGIERGVANALLVKVNQIGTLTETLDAVALAHHSGYRTMMSHRSGETEDTMIADLAVAVGSGQIKTGAPARSERVAKYNQLLRIEDTLGDAARYAGDLAFPRYLGDQK is encoded by the coding sequence GTGCCGATTATCGAGCAGGTCGGGGCCCGCGAGATTCTGGATTCCCGCGGCAACCCGACGGTCGAGGTCGAGGTGGCTCTGATGGACGGCACCTTCGCCCGCGCCGCCGTGCCCTCGGGCGCGTCGACGGGCGAGCACGAGGCCGTCGAACTGCGCGACGGCGGCGACCGCTACGGCGGCAAGGGGGTCAAGAAGGCAGTCCAAGCCGTACTCGATGAAATCGGCCCGGCTGTCATCGGCCTCAACGCCGACGACCAGCGGCTGGTCGACCAGGCGCTGGTCGACCTGGACGGCACGCCCGACAAATCCCGGTTGGGCGGCAACGCGATCCTCGGTGTCTCGCTGGCCGTTGCCAAGGCCGCCGCCGAATCGGCGGAATTGCCGTTGTTCCGCTACATCGGCGGCCCCAACGCCCACATCCTGCCGGTGCCCATGATGAACATCCTCAACGGCGGCGCACACGCCGACACCGCCGTCGACATCCAGGAGTTCATGGTGGCCCCGATCGGCGCGCCGAGTTTCGCCGAGGCGCTGCGCTGGGGTGCCGAGGTGTACCACGCGCTCAAGTCGGTGCTGAAGAAGGAGGGGTTGTCCACCGGTCTGGGCGACGAAGGCGGTTTTGCCCCCGACGTGGCCGGCACCACCGCGGCGCTGGATCTGATCAGCCGGGCAATCGAGTCCGCGGGTTTCCAGCTGGGCTCGGACGTGGCACTGGCACTCGACGCCGCGGCCACCGAGTTCTACACCGACGGCACCGGCTACTCCTTCGAGGGTTCGACCCGCACTGCCGCGCAGATGGCCGAGTTCTACGCCGGACTGTTGGCTTCCTACCCCCTGGTGTCCATCGAAGACCCGCTGTCCGAGGACGACTGGGACGGCTGGACCGCGCTGACGGCGTCGATCGGCGACCGGGTACAGATCGTCGGCGACGACATCTTCGTCACGAATCCGGAGCGACTCGAAGAGGGCATCGAACGAGGCGTGGCAAACGCGTTGCTGGTCAAGGTGAATCAAATCGGCACGCTGACCGAGACACTCGACGCGGTGGCGCTGGCCCACCACAGCGGATACCGCACGATGATGAGCCACCGCAGCGGCGAGACCGAGGACACCATGATCGCCGACCTGGCGGTGGCGGTGGGCAGCGGACAGATCAAGACAGGCGCACCGGCCCGCAGTGAACGGGTCGCCAAATACAACCAGCTGTTGCGTATCGAAGACACGCTCGGCGACGCCGCCCGTTACGCCGGCGACCTGGCCTTTCCCCGATACCTTGGGGACCAAAAATAG
- a CDS encoding lytic transglycosylase domain-containing protein: MTPRRWLRAVAVIGATAMLLASSCTWQLSLFIPDGVPPPPGDPVPPVDTYASGRPADQLREWAEQRAPALEMPVIALEAYAYAARVAEVENPKCHIAWTTLAGIGQVESHNGTYRGATIAPNGDVTPPIRGVRLDGTGGTLRIVDSDRGAADGASDGDGVQRAMGPMQFIAETWRLYGVDANNDGIVSPDNIDDAALSAAGYLCWRGKDLATPRGWITALRAYNNSGVYARAVRDWATAYAAGHPL, from the coding sequence GTGACGCCGAGACGTTGGTTGCGCGCGGTCGCCGTGATAGGGGCGACCGCGATGCTGTTGGCGTCCAGTTGCACCTGGCAGCTCAGCTTGTTCATTCCCGACGGTGTGCCGCCGCCGCCGGGCGATCCCGTCCCGCCGGTGGATACCTACGCCAGCGGCCGGCCCGCCGATCAGTTGCGAGAGTGGGCCGAGCAGCGAGCCCCCGCGCTGGAAATGCCGGTCATCGCTCTCGAGGCCTACGCCTACGCCGCTCGCGTCGCGGAGGTCGAGAACCCCAAGTGCCACATCGCGTGGACCACACTGGCCGGTATCGGGCAGGTCGAGAGCCATAACGGCACCTATCGCGGCGCGACCATAGCGCCCAACGGGGACGTGACCCCGCCCATTCGCGGCGTTCGCCTCGACGGCACCGGTGGGACGCTGCGCATCGTGGACAGTGACCGCGGCGCTGCCGACGGTGCTTCGGACGGAGACGGGGTGCAGCGTGCGATGGGGCCGATGCAGTTCATCGCCGAGACCTGGCGGCTCTACGGGGTCGACGCCAACAACGACGGCATTGTCAGCCCCGACAACATCGACGATGCCGCACTCTCGGCGGCAGGTTACTTGTGCTGGCGCGGAAAGGATCTCGCGACGCCGCGCGGCTGGATCACCGCGTTGCGCGCCTACAACAACTCCGGTGTTTACGCTCGGGCGGTGCGGGACTGGGCGACCGCTTACGCGGCGGGCCACCCGCTGTAG
- a CDS encoding nucleoside triphosphate pyrophosphohydrolase, translating into MIVVLVDPRRPSLVPVEAIELLGGPVQYTEEMPVAVPWSLPDAHPVHIGDDAPVLLSSDPNHPAVVARLAGGARLISVPDRHRGERLLDAVAIMDRLRTDGPWESEQTHNSLRRYLLEETYELLDAVHSGDVNQLREELGDLLLQVLFHARIAEDAALLPFTIDDVADTLIRKLANRAPGVLAGQEISLQEQMSQWEERKAAEKSRNSVLDDVHTGQPALALAQKVVQRVGKAGLPPQLIPSGITSVTVSAEVDAENSLRAAILDFVDKVRSAEKAIAAARRDDSVAEELDVSPIGTITAEEWLAHWPGPTDDVLETGPETAPAAGKESRGGPKKRKGRR; encoded by the coding sequence ATGATTGTCGTCCTGGTCGACCCGCGCCGCCCGTCGCTGGTGCCGGTGGAAGCCATCGAGTTGCTCGGCGGCCCGGTGCAATACACCGAAGAGATGCCGGTCGCGGTGCCGTGGTCGCTGCCCGACGCGCACCCGGTGCACATCGGAGACGACGCACCGGTGCTGTTGTCGTCGGACCCCAATCATCCGGCCGTGGTGGCACGACTGGCCGGCGGAGCGCGACTGATTTCGGTACCGGATCGCCATCGCGGGGAACGACTGCTCGACGCCGTGGCCATCATGGACAGACTTCGCACCGACGGGCCGTGGGAAAGCGAGCAGACCCACAACTCGTTGCGCCGTTACCTGTTGGAGGAGACCTACGAGCTGCTCGATGCGGTGCACAGCGGCGATGTGAACCAGCTGCGCGAGGAACTCGGTGACTTGCTGCTGCAGGTGCTTTTCCATGCCCGCATCGCCGAAGATGCAGCACTGCTCCCGTTCACCATCGACGACGTCGCCGACACGCTGATCCGCAAGCTGGCCAATCGTGCGCCGGGCGTCCTTGCCGGGCAAGAGATTTCGCTTCAGGAACAGATGAGTCAATGGGAAGAACGCAAGGCGGCCGAAAAGTCCCGCAACTCGGTCTTGGACGACGTCCATACCGGTCAGCCGGCATTAGCGTTGGCGCAGAAGGTTGTTCAGCGCGTCGGTAAGGCGGGATTACCTCCGCAACTGATCCCGTCCGGCATCACCTCGGTCACCGTTTCGGCGGAGGTCGATGCTGAAAACTCTTTGCGCGCAGCCATTTTGGATTTTGTCGACAAGGTCCGCAGCGCCGAGAAGGCGATTGCGGCCGCGCGCCGTGACGACAGCGTTGCCGAGGAACTCGACGTGTCGCCCATCGGCACCATCACCGCAGAAGAGTGGTTGGCCCACTGGCCCGGACCGACAGACGATGTGCTGGAAACCGGCCCCGAAACCGCGCCGGCAGCGGGTAAGGAATCCCGCGGCGGCCCGAAGAAACGCAAAGGCAGGCGGTAA
- the mfd gene encoding transcription-repair coupling factor encodes MTAPGAASPDTPIAGLVELALAAPTFQQLIARASDRPEELTLVGPASARLFVASALARQGPLLVVTATGREADDLTAELQGVLGGAVAVFPSWETLPHERLSPGVDTVGARLLVLRRLAYPDDARLGPPLRVVVTAVRSLLQPMTPQLGRQEPVTLRVGQEVGFDDVIARLVELAYTRVDMVGRRGEFAVRGGILDIFAPTAEHPVRVEFWGDEITEMRMFSVADQRSIPEIEVDALVAVACRELLLTDDVRARAAELAAQYPAAGDAAAGSVSNMLAKLAEGIPVDGMEALLPVLRPTEGGADAAHALLTDQLAEGTPVLLCDPEKIRTRAADLIKTGREFLEAAWSVAALGTGPEDQAPVDVEQLGGSGFAELDEVRTAATRSGHPWWTLSQLSDESALELDVRPSPSARGHQRDIDAIFAMVRGHVTAGGYAVMVAPGTGTAHRVVERLTESDIPATMLEPGAAPKLGLVGVVKGPLRDGIVVPGVVSGADLVVVTEADLTGSRVTAAEGKRLAAKRRNTVDPLALTAGDLVVHDQHGIGRFVEMVERTVGGARREYLVLEYASAKRGGGSDKLYVPMDSLDQLSRYVGGQAPALSRLGGSDWANTKTKARRAVREIAGELVSLYAKRQSSAGHAFAPDTPWQAEMEDAFGFTETVDQLTAIQEVKADMEKPIPMDRVICGDVGYGKTEIAVRAAFKAVQDGTQVAVLVPTTLLADQHLQTFAQRMSGFPVTVKGLSRFTDAAESRTVIEGLADGSVDIVIGTHRLLQTGVRWKDLGLVVVDEEQRFGVEHKEHIKALRTHVDVLTMSATPIPRTLEMSLAGIREMSTILTPPEERYPVLTYVGPHDDKQVAAALRRELLRDGQAFYVHNRVSSIDRAAAHVRELVPEARVVVAHGQMPEELLESTVQGFWNREYDILVCTTIVETGLDISNANTLIVERADTFGLSQLHQLRGRVGRSRERGYAYFLYPPHTPLTETAYDRLATIAQNNELGAGMAVALKDLEIRGAGNVLGVEQSGHVAGVGFDLYVRLVGEAVEAYRAAADGKTVTTAEEPKDVRIDLPVDAHLPPDYIGSDRLRLEAYRRLAAASSDDQVAAAVEELNDRYGPLPEPARRLVAVARLRLLCRGSGITEVSAPSAATVRLSPLNLLDSSQVRLKRMYPGAHYRATTATVQVPIPRAGGIGAPRIRDVELVQMVADLVTALAGKPQKDIGITSPSGDDAGAPVSSKERRAR; translated from the coding sequence ATGACCGCACCGGGGGCTGCTAGCCCAGATACCCCGATCGCGGGGCTCGTCGAATTGGCGCTGGCCGCGCCAACCTTCCAACAGCTGATTGCGCGCGCCTCCGATCGCCCCGAGGAATTGACCCTGGTAGGGCCGGCTAGTGCGCGCCTGTTCGTCGCCAGCGCACTGGCGCGGCAGGGTCCGTTGCTGGTGGTCACCGCCACCGGCCGCGAGGCCGACGACCTGACGGCGGAACTACAGGGTGTTCTCGGCGGCGCGGTCGCGGTGTTTCCGTCGTGGGAGACGCTGCCGCATGAGCGGCTCTCACCGGGTGTCGACACGGTCGGTGCCCGCCTGCTGGTGCTGCGCCGGCTGGCCTATCCCGACGACGCCAGGCTGGGCCCGCCGTTGCGGGTGGTGGTGACCGCGGTGCGCTCCCTGCTGCAGCCGATGACGCCGCAGCTGGGGCGGCAGGAGCCGGTCACCTTGAGGGTGGGCCAGGAGGTCGGCTTCGACGACGTGATCGCCCGGTTGGTCGAATTGGCCTACACCCGGGTGGACATGGTGGGACGCCGCGGCGAGTTCGCCGTGCGCGGCGGAATACTCGACATCTTCGCCCCGACCGCCGAGCATCCGGTGCGCGTCGAATTCTGGGGCGACGAGATCACCGAAATGCGGATGTTCTCGGTCGCCGACCAGCGCTCCATTCCGGAGATCGAGGTCGACGCGCTGGTGGCGGTCGCCTGCCGTGAGCTGCTGCTGACCGACGACGTGCGGGCGCGGGCCGCCGAATTGGCCGCGCAGTACCCGGCCGCCGGAGACGCCGCCGCCGGCAGCGTCTCCAACATGTTGGCCAAGCTGGCCGAGGGCATCCCGGTCGACGGGATGGAGGCCCTGCTGCCGGTGCTGCGTCCCACGGAAGGCGGGGCAGATGCGGCCCATGCGTTGCTGACCGACCAGCTGGCCGAGGGCACCCCGGTGTTGCTGTGCGACCCCGAGAAAATCCGGACCCGGGCGGCTGACCTGATCAAAACCGGGCGAGAATTCCTGGAGGCGGCGTGGTCGGTGGCCGCACTCGGCACCGGTCCCGAAGATCAGGCACCCGTCGACGTCGAGCAACTGGGCGGATCAGGCTTCGCCGAGCTGGACGAGGTGCGCACCGCGGCGACCCGGTCGGGTCATCCGTGGTGGACGTTGAGCCAGCTGTCCGACGAGTCGGCGCTCGAGCTGGACGTCCGGCCGTCGCCGTCGGCGCGGGGGCATCAGCGGGATATCGACGCCATCTTTGCGATGGTGCGCGGGCACGTCACGGCCGGCGGGTATGCAGTGATGGTCGCGCCCGGGACCGGCACCGCGCATCGGGTGGTGGAGCGGCTGACCGAATCCGACATCCCCGCGACCATGCTCGAACCCGGCGCCGCGCCCAAACTCGGCCTGGTCGGTGTCGTCAAGGGTCCGCTGCGGGACGGCATCGTGGTACCGGGCGTGGTGTCGGGCGCCGATCTGGTCGTGGTCACCGAAGCGGACCTGACCGGTAGCCGGGTCACCGCTGCCGAGGGCAAGCGGTTGGCCGCCAAACGACGCAACACCGTGGACCCGCTGGCGCTGACGGCCGGCGACCTGGTGGTGCACGATCAGCACGGCATCGGCCGGTTCGTCGAGATGGTCGAACGCACCGTCGGCGGCGCCCGCCGCGAATACCTGGTACTCGAGTACGCCTCGGCCAAACGGGGTGGTGGATCAGACAAGCTGTATGTCCCGATGGACTCGCTGGACCAGCTGTCGCGGTATGTCGGCGGACAGGCGCCGGCGCTGAGCCGGCTGGGCGGCAGCGACTGGGCCAACACCAAGACCAAGGCACGACGGGCGGTGCGTGAGATCGCCGGCGAGCTGGTCTCGCTGTACGCCAAACGGCAGTCCAGCGCCGGACATGCGTTCGCACCGGACACGCCGTGGCAGGCCGAGATGGAGGACGCGTTCGGCTTCACCGAGACCGTCGACCAGCTCACCGCGATCCAAGAGGTCAAGGCAGACATGGAAAAGCCGATCCCGATGGACCGGGTGATCTGCGGCGACGTCGGCTACGGCAAGACCGAGATCGCGGTGCGGGCGGCGTTCAAGGCCGTTCAGGACGGCACACAGGTGGCGGTGCTGGTGCCCACCACGCTGCTGGCCGACCAGCATCTGCAAACCTTCGCGCAGCGAATGTCCGGGTTCCCGGTCACCGTCAAGGGCCTGTCACGGTTCACCGACGCCGCCGAGTCCCGAACGGTGATCGAGGGCCTGGCCGACGGGTCGGTGGACATCGTGATCGGCACGCATCGGCTGCTGCAGACCGGCGTGCGCTGGAAAGACCTGGGCCTGGTCGTCGTCGACGAGGAGCAGCGCTTCGGCGTCGAACACAAGGAACACATCAAAGCGCTGCGCACCCACGTCGACGTGCTGACCATGAGCGCCACCCCGATCCCGCGCACCCTGGAGATGAGCCTGGCCGGGATCCGCGAGATGTCGACCATCCTGACCCCGCCCGAAGAGCGCTATCCGGTGCTGACCTACGTCGGCCCGCACGACGACAAGCAGGTCGCGGCCGCGTTGCGGCGCGAGCTGCTGCGCGACGGGCAGGCCTTCTACGTGCACAACCGGGTCAGCTCCATCGACCGGGCCGCGGCCCACGTCCGCGAGCTGGTGCCCGAGGCACGGGTGGTGGTCGCGCACGGGCAGATGCCCGAGGAGCTGCTGGAAAGCACCGTGCAGGGCTTCTGGAACCGCGAATACGACATCCTGGTGTGCACGACGATCGTGGAGACCGGCCTGGACATCTCCAACGCCAACACGCTCATCGTCGAGCGCGCTGACACCTTCGGTCTGTCCCAGCTGCACCAGCTGCGTGGCCGGGTCGGCCGCAGCCGGGAACGCGGCTACGCCTACTTCCTCTATCCGCCGCACACGCCGCTGACCGAGACGGCCTACGACCGGTTAGCCACCATCGCCCAGAACAACGAGCTCGGCGCGGGCATGGCGGTGGCATTGAAGGACCTCGAGATCCGGGGGGCGGGCAATGTGCTCGGTGTCGAGCAGTCCGGGCATGTCGCCGGCGTCGGGTTCGACCTGTACGTGCGGTTGGTCGGTGAGGCCGTTGAAGCCTACCGGGCCGCTGCCGACGGCAAGACGGTAACGACCGCCGAGGAGCCTAAGGACGTGCGCATCGACCTGCCGGTCGACGCGCACCTGCCGCCGGACTACATCGGCAGCGACCGGCTGCGTTTGGAGGCCTACCGGCGGCTGGCCGCCGCTTCGTCTGATGACCAGGTCGCTGCTGCTGTGGAGGAGCTCAACGACCGCTACGGGCCGCTGCCCGAACCCGCTCGGCGGCTGGTGGCGGTGGCGAGGCTGCGGCTGCTGTGTCGCGGATCCGGCATCACCGAGGTGTCGGCCCCGTCGGCGGCGACCGTGCGGCTGTCGCCGTTGAACCTGCTGGACTCCTCGCAGGTTCGGCTCAAGCGGATGTACCCGGGGGCGCATTACCGGGCGACCACGGCTACCGTGCAGGTCCCGATTCCACGTGCCGGCGGCATCGGTGCGCCGCGAATCCGCGATGTCGAATTGGTGCAGATGGTGGCCGACCTGGTGACGGCGCTGGCGGGTAAACCGCAGAAAGATATTGGTATAACGAGTCCGTCCGGCGACGATGCGGGGGCCCCCGTGTCGAGTAAGGAGCGACGAGCGCGATGA
- the lysA gene encoding diaminopimelate decarboxylase, with protein MTLLDLLPSIGHAAPRRFDPAIWPTTASSDEDGRLCIGGVPLADMADEFGTPAYVIDESDFRHRARRYRAALRDAEIVYAGKSLLTTAVARWAREEGLGVGICSPGELAVALAGGVDPSRIVMHGDATSPGELRDAVAVGVGRLVLDSSLDIAYLAGLARRRQRVLIRVTPDTDIHGHAAVTAGTSDPKPGFTLTGGHAAEAVRAVLAHPILDLIGLHCHLGPQVTDPARFGEAIRRLIAAMADIRAHHGVILTELNIGGGHAVPYLRGDRELDLAELAAVIEDALDEGCAAEHFPRPAVVVEPGRGISARAGVTLYRVCSVKTRPNGHTVVAVDGGMSDSPRVALDGARYTVALANRHGLGIKRSVSVAGRHCGAGHEIARAVELPSDIHAGDLLAVACTGSYHHSMASNYTMVGRPPLVAVNGGRARELVRRETIADLLSRDCG; from the coding sequence ATGACACTGCTCGACCTGCTGCCATCTATCGGCCACGCGGCCCCGCGGCGGTTCGACCCCGCGATCTGGCCGACCACCGCCAGTTCCGACGAGGACGGCCGGCTGTGCATCGGCGGCGTGCCGCTCGCCGACATGGCCGACGAGTTCGGCACCCCGGCTTACGTGATCGACGAGAGCGACTTCCGCCACCGCGCCCGTCGATACCGCGCGGCGTTGCGTGATGCCGAGATCGTCTATGCCGGGAAGTCGTTGCTGACCACAGCGGTGGCACGCTGGGCCCGCGAAGAGGGACTCGGCGTCGGCATCTGCTCACCGGGAGAGCTGGCCGTCGCCCTGGCCGGCGGTGTGGATCCGTCGCGCATCGTCATGCACGGCGACGCCACATCGCCCGGCGAGCTGCGCGATGCCGTGGCCGTCGGGGTCGGGCGCCTGGTCCTGGATTCCAGTCTCGACATCGCCTACCTGGCCGGCCTGGCGCGCCGGCGCCAGCGGGTGCTCATCCGAGTGACCCCCGACACCGACATCCATGGCCACGCCGCGGTCACGGCCGGGACCAGTGACCCAAAGCCCGGATTCACCCTCACCGGAGGCCATGCCGCCGAGGCGGTAAGGGCGGTCCTGGCGCATCCCATCCTCGACCTGATCGGACTGCACTGCCACCTGGGCCCGCAGGTCACCGACCCGGCCCGCTTCGGCGAAGCGATCCGCCGCCTGATCGCGGCCATGGCCGACATCCGGGCACACCACGGCGTCATCCTCACCGAACTCAACATCGGCGGCGGCCATGCCGTGCCCTACCTGCGCGGGGATCGGGAGCTCGACCTCGCCGAGTTGGCCGCCGTCATCGAAGACGCGCTGGACGAGGGCTGCGCCGCCGAACACTTCCCCCGCCCGGCCGTCGTCGTCGAACCCGGTCGCGGCATCAGCGCGCGCGCCGGCGTCACGCTCTACCGCGTCTGCTCGGTGAAGACCCGGCCGAATGGCCACACCGTGGTCGCAGTGGACGGTGGAATGAGCGACAGCCCGCGGGTGGCGCTGGACGGCGCGCGGTACACGGTCGCCCTGGCCAACCGGCATGGCCTGGGCATCAAGCGGTCCGTCAGCGTGGCGGGCCGGCATTGCGGCGCCGGCCACGAGATCGCCCGCGCTGTCGAGCTGCCGTCGGATATCCACGCCGGCGACCTGCTCGCGGTGGCGTGTACCGGCTCCTATCACCACAGCATGGCGTCGAACTACACCATGGTCGGGCGGCCGCCGCTGGTGGCAGTCAACGGCGGCCGGGCCCGGGAGCTGGTTCGTCGCGAAACGATCGCCGACCTGCTGTCGCGCGATTGCGGGTAA
- a CDS encoding TetR/AcrR family transcriptional regulator, with amino-acid sequence MTGSERRHQLIGIARSLFAERGYDGTSIEEIAQRANVSKPVVYEHFGGKEGLYAVVVDREMQALLDGITSSLTNNRSRVRVERVALALLTYVEERTDGFRIMIRDSPASISSGTYSSLLNDAVSQVSSILAGDFARRGLDPDLAPLYAQALVGSVSMTAQWWLDAREPKKEVVAAHLVNLVWNGLTHLEADPQLQGE; translated from the coding sequence ATGACCGGTAGCGAACGCCGGCATCAGCTCATCGGCATCGCCCGCTCGTTGTTCGCCGAGCGCGGCTACGACGGGACCTCGATCGAGGAAATCGCGCAACGCGCCAACGTCTCCAAGCCGGTCGTCTACGAGCATTTCGGCGGCAAGGAGGGCTTGTATGCGGTGGTCGTCGACCGGGAGATGCAGGCGCTGCTGGACGGCATCACCTCGTCGCTGACCAACAACCGTTCCCGGGTGCGCGTCGAGCGGGTCGCGTTGGCCCTGCTGACCTATGTCGAGGAACGGACCGACGGCTTCCGCATCATGATCCGCGATTCGCCGGCGTCGATCAGCTCGGGCACCTATTCCAGCCTGCTCAACGACGCCGTCAGCCAGGTCAGCTCCATCCTGGCCGGTGACTTCGCCCGCCGCGGACTCGACCCGGACCTGGCGCCGCTCTATGCCCAGGCGTTGGTGGGTTCGGTGTCGATGACCGCGCAATGGTGGCTCGACGCGCGGGAACCCAAGAAGGAAGTCGTCGCCGCCCACCTGGTCAACCTGGTCTGGAATGGCCTGACCCATCTCGAGGCCGATCCCCAGCTGCAGGGCGAGTAG